In a genomic window of Corynebacterium lizhenjunii:
- a CDS encoding Ppx/GppA phosphatase family protein, translated as MRLGVLDVGSNTVHLVAVDATVGGRPTPMSDWKTPLRLVEQLDAEGNIHEKGLKKLISAVSEAAELGTKLGCDEFIPFATSAVRSAPNSDFVLDEVERETGVRLQILSGKDEARLTFLAVRRWYGWSAGRITNLDIGGGSLELSTGMDEEPDLAFSLDLGAGRLTHNWFETDPPNKKDVAALRDYIDAELADAASAMRTLGPARVAVGTSKTFRSLARLTGAAPSSAGPFVKRTLTAPGLRQLISFISRMTAADRADLEGVSSARSHQIVAGALVAEASMRALGLEQIEICPWALREGVILRRLDKGLDLGLEEEGN; from the coding sequence GTGCGATTAGGTGTATTAGACGTGGGCAGCAACACTGTCCACCTGGTGGCAGTGGACGCCACCGTGGGTGGACGGCCCACTCCCATGAGCGACTGGAAGACCCCCCTGCGGCTGGTAGAACAGCTGGACGCGGAGGGAAACATCCACGAAAAAGGCCTAAAAAAGCTTATTTCTGCCGTGAGTGAGGCAGCCGAGCTGGGCACAAAGCTGGGCTGCGATGAGTTCATTCCCTTTGCCACCTCCGCGGTGCGCTCGGCGCCTAATTCTGACTTTGTGTTGGATGAGGTCGAGCGCGAAACCGGCGTGCGCCTGCAGATTCTCTCCGGCAAAGATGAGGCCCGGCTGACCTTCCTGGCGGTGCGCCGCTGGTATGGTTGGTCTGCGGGACGAATTACCAACCTGGATATTGGTGGTGGCTCCCTGGAGCTGTCCACCGGCATGGATGAGGAACCGGACCTGGCGTTCTCCTTGGACCTGGGTGCTGGCCGCCTGACGCATAACTGGTTTGAGACGGACCCGCCTAATAAGAAAGATGTGGCGGCTCTGCGTGATTATATTGATGCAGAGCTTGCCGATGCCGCCTCGGCCATGCGCACCCTTGGCCCCGCCCGGGTTGCTGTGGGTACCTCAAAGACGTTCCGCTCCCTGGCGCGCCTGACCGGTGCTGCGCCGTCTTCTGCTGGCCCGTTTGTAAAGCGCACGCTGACCGCGCCAGGTTTGCGGCAGCTGATTTCTTTCATTTCCCGCATGACGGCGGCAGACCGGGCGGATTTGGAGGGTGTGAGCTCGGCCCGTTCGCACCAGATTGTGGCCGGTGCGCTGGTAGCGGAAGCCTCCATGCGAGCATTGGGATTGGAGCAGATTGAGATTTGCCCGTGGGCATTG